One Falsihalocynthiibacter arcticus DNA segment encodes these proteins:
- a CDS encoding NfeD family protein, with product MNWTDWWVWMAAGVALAILEVILPGAIFLGFAVGAFMVGLLFLLGIPLGGVYTTFLVFAVISALAWFVLRRYLGVRKGQIKTFDKDIND from the coding sequence ATGAACTGGACCGACTGGTGGGTTTGGATGGCAGCAGGGGTCGCCCTCGCGATCCTTGAGGTCATCCTGCCGGGGGCGATTTTCCTTGGGTTCGCTGTCGGGGCATTTATGGTCGGGCTGTTATTTTTGCTCGGCATCCCGCTTGGCGGAGTGTACACGACCTTCCTCGTTTTCGCCGTTATCTCGGCCCTCGCGTGGTTTGTGCTGCGCAGGTACCTTGGCGTGCGTAAGGGACAGATCAAGACCTTCGACAAAGACATCAACGACTAG
- a CDS encoding SPFH domain-containing protein: MNIEQIVLDLLSGNIVVLLLAGLVIILIFKGIKIVPQSEKYVVERLGRLKAVLGPGINFIVPFLDTVRHKISILERQLPSASQDAITADNVLVQVETSVFYRIIEPEKTVYRIRDVDAAIATTVAGIVRSGIGTMELDEVQSNRQQLISQIKTQVEDAVDDWGIQVTRAEILDVNLDEQTRQAMLQQLNAERARRAQVTEAEGTKRAVELNADAELYSAEQQAKARRISADAEAYATEVVAMAIKTHGIESAQYQVALKQVEALAIIGKGEGQQTIILPSSAIEAFGNAFNLLKGKV; this comes from the coding sequence ATGAATATAGAACAGATTGTGCTCGATTTATTGAGCGGTAACATCGTCGTGCTTTTGCTTGCGGGCCTTGTAATCATACTGATTTTCAAAGGAATTAAGATTGTTCCCCAGTCGGAAAAATATGTGGTTGAGCGACTCGGGCGTTTGAAAGCCGTTTTAGGGCCTGGAATCAACTTTATCGTGCCGTTTCTGGATACTGTGCGCCACAAGATTTCGATCCTTGAGCGCCAACTTCCAAGCGCATCTCAAGATGCCATTACGGCGGACAACGTTTTGGTGCAGGTCGAGACCAGTGTTTTCTACCGCATCATTGAACCCGAAAAAACCGTTTACCGGATTCGCGATGTGGATGCAGCGATTGCCACAACAGTTGCGGGGATTGTGCGGTCGGGAATCGGGACGATGGAACTGGATGAGGTTCAATCCAATCGTCAGCAATTGATTTCCCAAATCAAAACGCAAGTTGAAGACGCGGTGGATGATTGGGGTATTCAGGTAACTCGGGCAGAAATTCTGGACGTGAACTTGGACGAGCAAACCCGCCAAGCCATGTTGCAACAGCTGAATGCGGAGCGTGCCCGTCGCGCCCAAGTCACCGAAGCCGAGGGCACCAAACGCGCCGTTGAACTTAATGCCGATGCGGAGCTGTACTCCGCTGAGCAGCAAGCCAAAGCGCGCCGGATTTCGGCCGATGCAGAAGCCTATGCCACGGAAGTTGTTGCGATGGCGATCAAGACCCACGGCATTGAGTCCGCGCAATACCAAGTGGCGCTCAAGCAAGTTGAGGCCCTCGCAATCATTGGCAAAGGCGAAGGGCAGCAAACGATTATCCTGCCCTCAAGTGCAATTGAAGCCTTTGGCAATGCGTTTAATTTGCTGAAAGGGAAAGTGTAA
- a CDS encoding DNA polymerase IV — protein sequence MPALCRNCLSYFETPTSLRLRCRECGSPRVLVHPELFDLSTAHMDCDAFYASVEKRDNPELRDKPVIIGGGKRGVVSTACYIARLKGVRSAMPMFQALKLCPEAEVVKPRMDSYVEASRAIRAMMDELTPKIEPLSLDEAFLDLSGTQRLHGRPPAVMLARLVKRMDEELGLSGSIGLSHNKFLAKVASDMDKPRGYSVIGKAETPAFLAGKPIRMIWGVGPAFQISLEKAGLRTFDDLLRWERADLTARFGSMGDRLWHLARGQDYRRITANASVKSISKETTFFDDISDVELLDGHMWRLAEQVSDRAKAKNMAGKVVTLKLKRADFTALSRRVSLRDATQMADKIYRTARDLFDAVPDHKPYRLIGVGISDLIPEGGADLTGDLLDPEAIKRGRAERAADEIRARFGKDAIMKGRSLR from the coding sequence ATGCCAGCCCTTTGTCGAAACTGTTTATCCTATTTTGAGACACCGACATCCCTTAGGTTGCGGTGTAGGGAGTGTGGCAGCCCACGTGTTCTAGTCCATCCCGAGCTTTTCGACCTTTCGACCGCCCATATGGACTGTGACGCGTTTTATGCCAGCGTTGAAAAGCGCGACAATCCGGAGTTGCGGGACAAACCAGTAATTATTGGCGGCGGGAAACGGGGCGTTGTCTCCACCGCCTGTTATATTGCGCGGCTCAAGGGTGTGCGGTCCGCGATGCCGATGTTTCAGGCCCTCAAGCTTTGCCCCGAAGCCGAAGTCGTGAAGCCGCGCATGGACTCCTATGTTGAGGCCAGCCGTGCGATCCGCGCGATGATGGACGAGTTGACCCCGAAAATAGAACCGCTTTCGCTGGATGAAGCCTTTCTTGATCTCTCAGGCACCCAACGCCTCCATGGCCGCCCTCCTGCCGTCATGCTCGCGCGTTTGGTGAAACGGATGGACGAGGAATTGGGGCTGTCGGGATCTATTGGCCTGTCTCACAACAAGTTTCTCGCCAAGGTCGCCAGCGATATGGACAAACCGCGCGGATATTCCGTGATTGGCAAGGCCGAGACACCCGCGTTTTTGGCGGGAAAACCCATCCGCATGATTTGGGGGGTCGGTCCCGCATTTCAAATTTCGCTAGAGAAGGCAGGATTACGCACATTTGATGATCTCTTGCGATGGGAGCGCGCGGATTTGACCGCGCGTTTCGGCAGCATGGGCGATCGCTTGTGGCATCTGGCCCGCGGCCAAGATTACCGCCGCATAACGGCGAACGCTTCGGTCAAATCCATTTCCAAAGAGACGACGTTTTTCGACGATATTTCCGACGTCGAACTACTGGACGGTCATATGTGGCGATTGGCCGAGCAAGTAAGTGATCGCGCCAAAGCCAAAAATATGGCGGGCAAGGTCGTGACCCTAAAGCTGAAACGCGCCGATTTCACCGCCCTGTCCCGCCGCGTATCCCTGCGCGATGCCACGCAAATGGCCGACAAAATTTATCGCACTGCCAGAGACTTGTTCGACGCTGTTCCCGATCACAAACCATACCGCCTCATTGGTGTAGGGATCAGCGATCTTATTCCAGAAGGCGGTGCCGATTTAACGGGTGACCTGCTTGATCCCGAAGCCATCAAACGCGGCCGCGCCGAGCGGGCGGCCGATGAAATACGGGCACGCTTTGGCAAAGATGCGATCATGAAGGGGCGCTCTTTGCGCTAA
- a CDS encoding N-formylglutamate amidohydrolase: MIKTTFSLKMPENKETSVVFAVPHSGREYDRKFKRKSILDEKSIRTSEDAFVDMLFDTAPKYGAVFLAAKFPRAFVDLNRNVDELDPALIEGLKENTTNPRVASGLGVIPRVVSGGRAIYRGKITHDEALRRIADYWHPYHDILHRIMARNLSEFGQAVLVDCHSMPHEALDAIARSGARRPDVVIGDRFGASASEAIVCQIEEIFRAQGLRVLRNMPFAGAYITKEYGRISSNQHAVQIEIDRSLYMNEQMIRPNGNFNAFRKMMQDVTGQIADIGRDKARMAAE, encoded by the coding sequence ATGATCAAAACCACTTTTTCGCTTAAAATGCCTGAAAATAAGGAAACTTCGGTGGTTTTTGCCGTGCCACATAGTGGCCGCGAGTATGATCGAAAGTTCAAAAGAAAGTCGATTCTCGACGAAAAATCGATTCGAACCTCGGAAGATGCGTTCGTGGACATGCTTTTTGATACAGCACCGAAGTATGGAGCTGTATTTCTGGCGGCAAAATTTCCGCGAGCATTCGTTGATTTGAATCGAAATGTTGACGAACTTGATCCGGCGCTGATCGAAGGCTTGAAAGAGAACACGACTAATCCGCGCGTGGCATCGGGGCTGGGCGTCATCCCGCGCGTCGTTTCGGGCGGGCGCGCAATTTATCGCGGCAAGATTACCCATGATGAGGCGTTAAGGCGGATTGCCGATTATTGGCACCCATATCACGACATATTGCATCGCATCATGGCGCGCAATCTGTCGGAATTTGGTCAAGCTGTATTGGTGGATTGCCATTCGATGCCGCATGAAGCGTTGGATGCCATTGCGCGTTCGGGTGCGCGGCGTCCCGATGTTGTGATTGGGGACCGCTTCGGGGCTTCGGCCAGCGAAGCGATAGTCTGTCAAATTGAAGAAATATTTCGGGCGCAAGGCCTACGCGTTTTGCGCAATATGCCGTTTGCGGGCGCCTATATCACAAAAGAATATGGGCGCATCAGTTCGAACCAACACGCGGTTCAAATCGAGATTGACCGCTCACTTTATATGAACGAGCAGATGATCCGCCCGAATGGGAATTTCAACGCGTTTCGCAAGATGATGCAGGATGTGACGGGGCAAATTGCCGATATCGGGCGCGATAAAGCGCGCATGGCGGCGGAATAG
- the ykgO gene encoding type B 50S ribosomal protein L36, translating to MKVRNSLRSLKNRHRDCRVVRRKGRVYVINKTQPRFKARQG from the coding sequence ATGAAAGTCCGGAATTCGCTCCGCTCGCTCAAGAACCGTCATCGCGATTGCCGCGTAGTACGTCGCAAGGGCCGCGTTTATGTGATCAACAAAACGCAACCCCGCTTTAAAGCGCGCCAGGGCTAA
- a CDS encoding fatty acid desaturase, whose translation MNQLASQPVPQSDVSAEPKKVDTARDWLRVLAKYREPILWRSLFELAVTLVPFFALWALAWLALSVSLWLAAAIALVNGLFLVRLFAIQHDCGHAAFFANREVSDWVGRALGVLTLTPYDVWKRTHAIHHSASGNLDQRGMGDVMTLTVEEYKARSAWGKFAYRLYRSPLVLFVIGPAYVFYLQYRLPIGFMKSRKYWTSAMGTNVAIALILGVIVYFGGWAPILMIFLPTTLLAAMGGVWLFYVQHQFEDTHWDVAEDWEMHDAALHGSSHYELGAVLQWLTANIGLHHVHHLYSRIPFYRLTEVMRDHPDLSVNQRLTILESIACVKLRLWDEKERKLMSYKQVRVLYGNS comes from the coding sequence ATGAACCAACTCGCTTCCCAGCCCGTCCCGCAGTCGGACGTGTCGGCTGAACCTAAAAAGGTTGATACAGCCCGCGATTGGCTTCGCGTTCTCGCAAAGTACCGCGAGCCTATTCTTTGGCGCAGCCTATTTGAACTTGCGGTAACATTGGTACCCTTCTTTGCCCTTTGGGCATTGGCTTGGTTGGCTTTGTCCGTCAGCCTATGGCTGGCTGCTGCAATTGCGCTCGTGAATGGCTTGTTCCTTGTGCGCCTGTTTGCAATTCAACATGATTGCGGCCACGCCGCGTTCTTCGCCAACAGAGAAGTTTCCGATTGGGTTGGGCGTGCGCTCGGCGTTTTGACTTTGACACCTTATGACGTCTGGAAGCGCACGCACGCTATTCACCACTCCGCCTCGGGAAACCTAGACCAACGCGGCATGGGCGACGTCATGACGCTGACTGTTGAAGAATATAAGGCACGCTCGGCATGGGGAAAATTCGCCTATCGCCTCTACCGCAGCCCGTTGGTTCTGTTTGTCATCGGTCCTGCGTATGTTTTCTACCTTCAATATCGCTTGCCAATCGGATTCATGAAGTCCCGCAAATATTGGACAAGCGCGATGGGAACCAACGTCGCAATCGCATTGATCCTTGGCGTTATTGTCTATTTTGGCGGCTGGGCTCCAATCCTAATGATCTTTTTACCAACAACTTTGCTTGCCGCGATGGGGGGCGTTTGGCTCTTTTACGTCCAGCATCAGTTTGAAGACACGCATTGGGATGTGGCCGAAGATTGGGAAATGCACGACGCCGCGCTGCACGGCAGTTCCCACTATGAATTGGGGGCGGTCCTTCAATGGCTGACCGCAAATATCGGCTTGCATCATGTGCACCACCTCTATTCTCGCATTCCCTTCTACCGCCTGACGGAAGTTATGCGTGACCATCCCGACCTCAGCGTCAACCAGCGCCTCACGATTCTAGAAAGTATCGCTTGCGTGAAACTCCGCCTTTGGGATGAGAAAGAACGCAAACTTATGAGCTACAAGCAAGTCCGCGTACTCTACGGGAACTCTTAG
- a CDS encoding phenylacetate--CoA ligase family protein — protein sequence MRYFDELETRSADQRAGGIARALPAQLASAQKAPAIAALLAGIDVSTITSVDDLANLPVTRKSELVSGQSKSAPFGGFTTVGASEFEHIFQSPGPIYEPGRLGGDWWRMGRFLHAAGVGRGDIIQNCFSYHLTPAGMIFESGARAVGATVLPAGIGQTELQVRAAHDIGVTAYAGTPDYLKVILDRAETEGLALKIKRAVVGGGALFPSLRHEYADRGITCLQCYATADLGNIAYESEAMDGMIVDEGVIVEIVIPGTGIPVAAGEVGEVLVTTLNPDYPLIRFATGDLSAVLLGESPCGRTNMRIKGWMGRADQTTKIKGMFVRPEQVADFVAKHPEVQKARVIATRKDEQDILTVKVEATSSDAALLAASVIETLKLRGNIEIVPVGSLPNDGKVIDDQRSYD from the coding sequence ATGCGGTATTTCGATGAACTAGAAACGCGCAGTGCAGATCAACGCGCCGGAGGGATCGCGCGCGCTTTGCCAGCTCAGCTTGCTTCAGCCCAAAAGGCACCTGCGATTGCGGCATTGTTGGCGGGTATTGATGTGTCTACGATTACATCGGTTGACGACTTGGCAAACCTTCCTGTGACGCGCAAGTCCGAACTGGTTTCTGGGCAATCCAAGAGCGCGCCTTTCGGGGGATTTACCACAGTGGGAGCCTCAGAATTCGAGCATATTTTCCAGAGCCCAGGGCCGATCTATGAGCCGGGCCGTCTTGGTGGTGATTGGTGGCGTATGGGGCGCTTTTTGCATGCCGCTGGAGTGGGGCGTGGAGACATTATCCAGAACTGCTTTAGCTATCATTTGACACCTGCTGGGATGATTTTTGAGAGCGGTGCGCGCGCCGTTGGCGCTACGGTGTTGCCCGCCGGAATTGGCCAGACCGAACTTCAGGTGAGGGCCGCGCATGATATCGGCGTCACCGCGTATGCCGGAACGCCGGATTACCTCAAAGTGATCTTGGACCGCGCTGAGACGGAGGGTCTAGCGTTAAAAATTAAGCGTGCTGTCGTCGGTGGCGGAGCTCTTTTCCCGAGCCTTCGACACGAATATGCGGACCGTGGGATCACGTGTTTGCAATGCTATGCAACGGCGGACCTCGGAAATATCGCCTATGAAAGCGAGGCGATGGATGGGATGATTGTCGACGAAGGCGTGATTGTTGAAATCGTCATCCCGGGGACGGGAATACCCGTTGCGGCGGGGGAGGTTGGCGAGGTTTTGGTGACGACACTCAATCCCGATTACCCGTTGATCAGATTCGCCACAGGCGATTTGAGCGCGGTTTTACTGGGAGAAAGCCCATGTGGCCGAACGAATATGCGGATTAAGGGCTGGATGGGGCGTGCGGACCAAACGACCAAGATCAAGGGTATGTTTGTGCGACCTGAGCAAGTCGCGGACTTCGTGGCCAAGCATCCGGAAGTTCAGAAAGCCCGCGTGATTGCCACGCGCAAAGATGAGCAGGACATTTTAACGGTTAAAGTTGAGGCAACTTCTAGTGATGCCGCCTTGCTTGCTGCCAGCGTTATTGAAACGCTCAAACTGCGCGGGAACATTGAAATAGTTCCCGTTGGAAGCTTACCTAACGACGGGAAAGTGATTGACGATCAGCGTAGCTACGACTGA
- a CDS encoding ABC transporter ATP-binding protein has translation MLDATPTPQAEPLLEVNNIEVIYNHVILVLKGVSLTVPKGGITALLGGNGAGKTTTLKAISNLLHSERGEVTKGSIHYRGERVQDLTPSDLVKKGVIQVMEGRHCFEHLTIEENLMTGAYTRRDGKAAVAADLEMVYNYFPRLKERRKSQAGYASGGEQQMCAIGRALMSRPETILLDEPSMGLAPQLVEQIFGIVKSVNENEGVSFLLAEQNTNVALRFAHYGYILESGRVVMDGPASELRENPDVKEFYLGMSDDGRKSFRDVRSYRRRKRWLS, from the coding sequence ATGCTGGACGCCACTCCTACACCCCAAGCCGAACCTCTTTTGGAGGTGAACAATATTGAGGTGATTTATAATCACGTTATCCTCGTGCTCAAAGGGGTGAGCCTGACTGTTCCCAAAGGGGGAATTACCGCCCTGTTGGGTGGAAACGGAGCTGGAAAAACCACAACCTTGAAGGCCATCTCCAATCTGCTGCACAGCGAACGCGGCGAGGTTACAAAGGGGTCTATCCATTATCGTGGCGAGAGGGTTCAAGACCTTACGCCGTCGGATTTGGTGAAAAAGGGCGTGATCCAAGTCATGGAAGGCCGGCATTGTTTTGAGCATTTGACGATCGAAGAAAACCTGATGACGGGCGCCTACACGCGCCGCGATGGCAAAGCCGCCGTCGCCGCCGATCTCGAGATGGTCTACAATTATTTCCCACGCCTCAAAGAGCGACGCAAAAGCCAGGCTGGATATGCCTCTGGCGGCGAGCAACAAATGTGCGCCATTGGCCGCGCCCTCATGAGCCGCCCCGAGACCATTTTGTTGGACGAGCCGTCGATGGGCCTCGCGCCACAACTCGTCGAACAGATTTTTGGGATCGTGAAGTCGGTCAACGAAAACGAAGGCGTGAGCTTTCTTCTGGCGGAGCAAAACACCAATGTGGCGCTGCGTTTTGCCCATTATGGATACATCCTTGAAAGCGGTCGCGTTGTTATGGATGGCCCTGCTTCCGAGTTGCGGGAAAATCCGGACGTGAAGGAATTTTATCTGGGGATGTCCGATGACGGGCGCAAATCCTTCCGTGACGTGCGGAGTTATCGTCGGCGCAAACGGTGGTTGAGCTAA
- a CDS encoding ABC transporter substrate-binding protein has translation MKMKLATMVTAAALSAAVPAMADLMFPSLSYRTGPYAAGGIPFADGYADYFTLLNERDGGIGGVKANVVECETGYNTEKGVECYESTKGEGALIYQPLSTGITYQLIPKVTADGIALHTMGYGRTSAKNGKIFSNVFNYPANYWDGASIAVNHLLDMNDGSLEGKKVALVYHNSAYGKEPIRTLEELAKKYGFELTLLAVDHPGQEQKSQWLQIRREKPDYVLMWGWGVMNQVAIQEAANIRFPMENFVGVWWSGGEHDVLPAGDGANGYKAVTFHNVGNDFPVFDDVQKYVVDTGKAAGNGDQIGTAVYNRGFYAAMLATEAALNAQKIAGKADINAADMLKGMESLEITEARMAELGMPNFGPSFAVTCENHGGPGLGAIQQWDASTKTWSLISDFAPSDGEIIDALVLEDSMAYAAENNIEERCN, from the coding sequence ATGAAAATGAAACTTGCTACTATGGTAACAGCCGCCGCATTGTCCGCTGCTGTCCCCGCGATGGCGGACCTTATGTTCCCATCGCTCTCTTACCGCACCGGCCCCTATGCCGCTGGTGGTATTCCTTTTGCGGATGGTTATGCCGACTACTTCACGTTGCTTAACGAACGCGATGGCGGAATCGGCGGCGTGAAAGCGAACGTGGTCGAATGCGAAACTGGCTATAACACCGAAAAAGGCGTTGAATGCTACGAGAGCACCAAGGGCGAGGGCGCGCTGATCTATCAACCCTTGTCCACAGGCATCACCTATCAGTTGATCCCCAAAGTGACAGCGGATGGAATCGCGCTTCACACAATGGGTTATGGCCGGACATCTGCAAAAAACGGCAAGATTTTCAGCAACGTCTTTAACTATCCCGCGAATTATTGGGATGGCGCTTCGATCGCGGTAAACCACTTGCTCGACATGAACGATGGTAGCCTCGAGGGCAAAAAAGTCGCGCTTGTGTACCACAACTCTGCCTACGGCAAAGAGCCGATCCGCACCCTTGAAGAACTTGCCAAGAAGTACGGATTTGAGCTGACCCTTTTAGCCGTTGACCACCCTGGTCAGGAGCAAAAATCGCAATGGCTGCAAATCCGGCGCGAAAAACCCGACTATGTTTTGATGTGGGGTTGGGGCGTTATGAACCAAGTTGCGATCCAAGAAGCGGCAAATATTCGCTTCCCAATGGAGAACTTCGTTGGCGTTTGGTGGTCTGGTGGCGAGCATGATGTGCTACCGGCTGGCGATGGGGCGAATGGCTATAAAGCGGTGACCTTCCACAATGTTGGCAACGATTTCCCAGTTTTCGATGACGTTCAGAAATACGTTGTGGATACCGGCAAAGCGGCTGGTAACGGCGATCAAATCGGCACGGCGGTCTACAACCGTGGTTTCTATGCGGCGATGCTCGCGACAGAAGCGGCTTTGAACGCACAGAAGATAGCGGGTAAAGCCGACATCAATGCGGCGGATATGCTTAAGGGCATGGAATCTCTTGAGATCACCGAAGCGCGTATGGCGGAACTCGGGATGCCGAATTTCGGTCCATCGTTTGCTGTCACCTGTGAAAACCATGGCGGCCCAGGTCTTGGCGCGATCCAACAGTGGGATGCGTCGACAAAAACTTGGTCGCTCATTAGTGATTTCGCACCTTCTGATGGCGAAATCATCGACGCACTGGTCCTTGAAGATTCGATGGCCTATGCGGCGGAAAACAACATCGAAGAGCGTTGTAACTAA
- a CDS encoding branched-chain amino acid ABC transporter permease, giving the protein MLYREAGDFKTTYSEDNQTFPIKFDRIGYYVIMFVAFLVIPFFINDYWASAVFVPFLIYAIAAIGLNILVGYTGQVSLGTGGFMAVGAYSCYKLMTSFPDVSILVHVVISGIITALVGVLFGLPSLRIKGFYLAVATLAAQFFLVWLFNKVPWFYNYSASGQISAPERTVFGIEVTGANTDAWAKYLVCLIFVTGCAWLARNLTRGTIGRTWMATRDMDIAAEIIGVNPLKAKLTAFAVSSFFVGISGALFFSVYLGSVEVGEVFGINKSFLVLFMIIIGGLGSVFGSFAGAAFMVLMPVLLKNVLVGGLGWPTDIAAHFELVIVGALIIVFLIAEPHGLAQLWRVTKEKLRLWPFPH; this is encoded by the coding sequence ATGCTCTATCGTGAAGCCGGTGATTTTAAGACCACCTACAGTGAAGACAACCAGACCTTTCCGATCAAATTTGATCGCATCGGCTACTACGTCATTATGTTTGTGGCGTTCTTGGTTATCCCGTTTTTCATCAATGATTACTGGGCCAGCGCTGTTTTCGTTCCGTTCCTGATCTATGCAATCGCCGCGATTGGACTGAATATTCTTGTTGGATACACCGGTCAAGTGAGCTTGGGAACAGGCGGTTTTATGGCCGTTGGGGCATATTCTTGTTACAAACTGATGACGTCCTTTCCCGATGTTTCAATCCTCGTTCACGTTGTTATCTCGGGTATAATCACGGCGCTGGTTGGTGTTCTATTTGGCCTGCCGAGCCTGCGCATCAAAGGGTTCTACCTTGCTGTTGCCACGCTCGCGGCGCAATTTTTCCTCGTGTGGTTGTTTAACAAAGTTCCATGGTTCTACAACTATTCGGCTTCGGGCCAGATTTCCGCGCCCGAAAGAACTGTTTTCGGCATCGAAGTGACGGGCGCAAATACGGACGCCTGGGCGAAATACCTTGTCTGTCTGATCTTCGTGACGGGGTGTGCGTGGCTTGCTCGCAATCTCACACGCGGCACAATCGGGCGCACCTGGATGGCGACGCGCGACATGGATATCGCTGCGGAAATCATCGGCGTGAACCCCCTCAAGGCCAAATTGACGGCCTTTGCTGTTAGCTCGTTCTTTGTAGGCATTTCGGGCGCGCTCTTTTTCTCGGTCTATCTGGGGTCGGTTGAGGTTGGTGAAGTCTTCGGCATCAACAAGAGTTTCCTTGTGTTGTTCATGATTATTATCGGCGGTTTGGGGAGTGTTTTTGGAAGCTTTGCGGGCGCGGCCTTTATGGTTTTGATGCCGGTGCTTTTGAAAAATGTTCTCGTGGGCGGCTTGGGCTGGCCCACCGATATTGCAGCGCATTTTGAACTGGTGATTGTAGGGGCACTGATCATCGTGTTTCTCATTGCCGAACCACATGGTCTCGCCCAACTTTGGCGCGTGACAAAAGAAAAATTAAGATTGTGGCCCTTCCCGCATTAA
- a CDS encoding branched-chain amino acid ABC transporter permease, whose product MPEQFLWAAEVMVNGLMAGVLYALVALGFVLIFKASGVFNYAQGVMALFAALTLVGIMDGQVPFSHLINAVFGTDIHEFGWHVPAVLAIILTGVVMVGLAILVERFVLRHLVNQPDIILFMATIGLAYFMEGMGDLMWGSEIKALNVGLPQGISETVEEVTYNWFGYGFFIDRLDIVATGIAALLVVGLTLFSQYSKQGRALRAVADDHQAALSVGISLRFIWILVWSIAGFVALVAGMMWGAKSGVQFSLSLIALKALPVLMLGGFTSIPGAIVGGLIIGVGEKLFEFSIGPMVGGATENWFAYALALVFLVFRPQGLFGEKIIERV is encoded by the coding sequence ATGCCTGAACAATTCCTTTGGGCCGCCGAGGTCATGGTGAACGGGCTGATGGCTGGGGTGCTTTATGCGCTTGTTGCACTGGGCTTTGTGCTTATTTTTAAGGCGTCTGGCGTCTTTAACTATGCTCAGGGTGTCATGGCACTTTTTGCCGCGTTGACACTTGTGGGCATCATGGACGGTCAAGTTCCGTTCTCGCATCTCATCAACGCGGTTTTCGGAACCGATATCCATGAATTTGGGTGGCATGTACCAGCCGTTCTCGCGATTATTTTAACCGGTGTTGTGATGGTCGGGCTGGCAATTCTTGTGGAGCGGTTCGTGCTGCGGCATCTGGTGAACCAACCCGACATCATCCTGTTCATGGCAACGATTGGCCTCGCCTACTTCATGGAAGGTATGGGCGACCTGATGTGGGGCTCCGAAATCAAGGCGTTAAACGTTGGCCTTCCACAGGGCATTTCCGAAACCGTCGAAGAGGTGACCTACAACTGGTTTGGTTATGGCTTCTTCATCGACCGTTTGGACATTGTTGCGACGGGTATTGCTGCGCTCTTGGTGGTTGGACTTACGCTTTTCTCGCAATATTCGAAACAGGGTCGCGCCTTGCGCGCAGTTGCCGACGATCATCAGGCCGCTTTGTCGGTAGGCATATCGCTGCGCTTTATTTGGATCCTCGTTTGGTCGATCGCTGGGTTTGTCGCGCTTGTCGCGGGAATGATGTGGGGCGCAAAATCAGGCGTGCAATTCTCGCTTTCGTTGATCGCTCTCAAAGCCTTGCCCGTCTTAATGCTCGGCGGATTTACATCCATACCCGGCGCGATTGTGGGGGGCCTAATTATCGGCGTGGGCGAGAAACTGTTTGAGTTTTCTATCGGTCCGATGGTCGGTGGCGCCACCGAAAACTGGTTTGCCTACGCGCTTGCGCTGGTGTTCCTCGTGTTCCGCCCACAAGGGCTGTTCGGCGAAAAAATCATCGAGAGGGTGTAA